One window of Acanthochromis polyacanthus isolate Apoly-LR-REF ecotype Palm Island chromosome 19, KAUST_Apoly_ChrSc, whole genome shotgun sequence genomic DNA carries:
- the zdhhc6 gene encoding palmitoyltransferase ZDHHC6 isoform X1 — translation MNFLSTFVTFENLHEVRRLCHWGPVIALSVIAICSTMAILDSIIWYWPLDTTGGSINFIMLINWTVLILYNYFNAMFVGPGYIPLGWKPENQQDSQYLQYCRVCQGYKAPRSHHCRKCNRCVMKMDHHCPWINNCCGHTNHAYFTSFLLLAPLGCSHAAIIFIMTMYTQLYERISFGWSTVKIDMSAVRQFQPLMPFSVPAFAATLFALGLALGTTIAVGMLFFIQMKVILRNKTSIESWIEEKAKDRIQHYQTGEDFIFPYDLGSRWLNFKQVFTWSGTPKGDGLEWPVHPKCHQYTLTIEQLKQKADKRVRSQVQYRAVEDYNGACCPLNKGLQTFFRTPCTEEPRIPLSKGDTILATRGTKWWMYGDKVLSEEQLRAGERIRGWFPRRCVEKCHYDTAASDSTSDKKVN, via the exons atgaacttccTGTCAACATTTGTGACGTTTGAGAACCTCCATGAGGTTCGGAGATTGTGCCACTGGGGTCCAGTCATAGCCCTGTCTGTCATTGCTATATGCTCCACCATGGCAATCCTGGATTCCATTATCTGGTACTGGCCACTTGACACTACAGGAGGCAGCATAAACTTTATCATGCTCATCAACTGGACTGTCCTCATCCTCTACAACTATTTCAATGCCATGTTTGTTGGACCTGGATACATTCCTCTTGGCTGGAAACCA GAAAATCAACAGGATAGCCAGTACCTACAATACTGCAGAGTGTGCCAAGGGTACAAGGCCCCCAGATCCCATCACTGTCGAAAGTGTAACAG GTGCGTGATGAAGATGGACCACCACTGCCCCTGGATCAACAACTGCTGCGGCCACACGAACCACGCCTACTTCACcagcttcctgctgctggctCCACTGGGCTGCTCCCACGCTGCCATTATCTTCATTATGACCATGTACACACAGCTGTATGAGAGG ATATCATTTGGCTGGAGTACTGTAAAGATTGACATGAGTGCTGTGCGTCAGTTCCAGCCTCTCATGCCCTTCAGCGTGCCCGCCTTTGCTGCCACCCTCTTTGCCTTAGGCTTGGCACTGGGCACTACTATTGCAGTTGGTATGCTTTTCTTTATACAG ATGAAAGTCATCCTTCGAAATAAGACTTCGATCGAGTCCTGGATCGAGGAAAAG GCCAAAGACAGAATACAGCACTACCAAACAGGGGAGGACTTTATCTTCCCATACGACCTCGGCAGCCGCTGGCTGAATTTCAAGCAAGTCTTCACATGGTCAGGGACACCCAAAGGTGACGGCCTTGAATGGCCAGTCCATCCCAAGTGTCACCAGTACACCTTAACT ATTGAGCAGCTGAAGCAGAAAGCTGATAAACGAGTAAGAAGT CAGGTCCAATACCGGGCAGTGGAGGACTATAATGGAGCTTGCTGCCCTCTCAACAAAGGTCTCCAAACCTTTTTCAGAACCCCCTGCACCGAGGAGCCCAGGATCCCCCTCAGCAAGGGGGACACCATCCTGGCCACTCGTGGCACCAA atgGTGGATGTATGGAGACAAAGTTTTGAGCGAGGAGCAATTGAGAG CTGGAGAGCGTATAAGGGGATGGTTTCCAAGGCGATGCGTGGAGAAGTGCCATTATGACACGGCTGCCAGTGATAGCACCAGCGATAAGAAAGTAAATTAA
- the zdhhc6 gene encoding palmitoyltransferase ZDHHC6 isoform X2: MNFLSTFVTFENLHEVRRLCHWGPVIALSVIAICSTMAILDSIIWYWPLDTTGGSINFIMLINWTVLILYNYFNAMFVGPGYIPLGWKPENQQDSQYLQYCRVCQGYKAPRSHHCRKCNRCVMKMDHHCPWINNCCGHTNHAYFTSFLLLAPLGCSHAAIIFIMTMYTQLYERISFGWSTVKIDMSAVRQFQPLMPFSVPAFAATLFALGLALGTTIAVGMLFFIQMKVILRNKTSIESWIEEKAKDRIQHYQTGEDFIFPYDLGSRWLNFKQVFTWSGTPKGDGLEWPVHPKCHQYTLTIEQLKQKADKRVRSVQYRAVEDYNGACCPLNKGLQTFFRTPCTEEPRIPLSKGDTILATRGTKWWMYGDKVLSEEQLRAGERIRGWFPRRCVEKCHYDTAASDSTSDKKVN; encoded by the exons atgaacttccTGTCAACATTTGTGACGTTTGAGAACCTCCATGAGGTTCGGAGATTGTGCCACTGGGGTCCAGTCATAGCCCTGTCTGTCATTGCTATATGCTCCACCATGGCAATCCTGGATTCCATTATCTGGTACTGGCCACTTGACACTACAGGAGGCAGCATAAACTTTATCATGCTCATCAACTGGACTGTCCTCATCCTCTACAACTATTTCAATGCCATGTTTGTTGGACCTGGATACATTCCTCTTGGCTGGAAACCA GAAAATCAACAGGATAGCCAGTACCTACAATACTGCAGAGTGTGCCAAGGGTACAAGGCCCCCAGATCCCATCACTGTCGAAAGTGTAACAG GTGCGTGATGAAGATGGACCACCACTGCCCCTGGATCAACAACTGCTGCGGCCACACGAACCACGCCTACTTCACcagcttcctgctgctggctCCACTGGGCTGCTCCCACGCTGCCATTATCTTCATTATGACCATGTACACACAGCTGTATGAGAGG ATATCATTTGGCTGGAGTACTGTAAAGATTGACATGAGTGCTGTGCGTCAGTTCCAGCCTCTCATGCCCTTCAGCGTGCCCGCCTTTGCTGCCACCCTCTTTGCCTTAGGCTTGGCACTGGGCACTACTATTGCAGTTGGTATGCTTTTCTTTATACAG ATGAAAGTCATCCTTCGAAATAAGACTTCGATCGAGTCCTGGATCGAGGAAAAG GCCAAAGACAGAATACAGCACTACCAAACAGGGGAGGACTTTATCTTCCCATACGACCTCGGCAGCCGCTGGCTGAATTTCAAGCAAGTCTTCACATGGTCAGGGACACCCAAAGGTGACGGCCTTGAATGGCCAGTCCATCCCAAGTGTCACCAGTACACCTTAACT ATTGAGCAGCTGAAGCAGAAAGCTGATAAACGAGTAAGAAGT GTCCAATACCGGGCAGTGGAGGACTATAATGGAGCTTGCTGCCCTCTCAACAAAGGTCTCCAAACCTTTTTCAGAACCCCCTGCACCGAGGAGCCCAGGATCCCCCTCAGCAAGGGGGACACCATCCTGGCCACTCGTGGCACCAA atgGTGGATGTATGGAGACAAAGTTTTGAGCGAGGAGCAATTGAGAG CTGGAGAGCGTATAAGGGGATGGTTTCCAAGGCGATGCGTGGAGAAGTGCCATTATGACACGGCTGCCAGTGATAGCACCAGCGATAAGAAAGTAAATTAA